Proteins encoded within one genomic window of Polypterus senegalus isolate Bchr_013 chromosome 6, ASM1683550v1, whole genome shotgun sequence:
- the lyrm9 gene encoding LYR motif-containing protein 9: protein MPPLPGAEMVQTPIQLYRYLMRCCKRLPSTSLQHHYRHSVRQSYNAHSDEDNPQRIQQIIKRAIEDADWIMEKYKNM, encoded by the exons ATGCCCCCCTTGCCAGGTGCCGAGATGGTGCAGACACCCATACAGTTATACCGATACCTCATGCGCTGCTGTAAACGGTTGCCTTCAACAAGTCTTCAGCATCATTACAGGCACTCAGTCCGGCAG AGTTATAATGCTCATTCAGATGAAGATAATCCTCAAAgaatacaacaaatcattaaaaGGGCAATTGAAGATGCTGACTGGATAATGGAAAAG TATAAGAATATGTAA